In Amycolatopsis jiangsuensis, the following proteins share a genomic window:
- a CDS encoding MFS transporter, whose amino-acid sequence MTGQHSTVPSAWQRTQAFWGLPDLTGKGRFVSANLIDSLGNGLVSAFTVVFFVKTTSLSLVAVGTALTVGQLLALPVPLLVGRLLDLCGPRTVIAAGNWVSVVGFIGFLFSHSAWQIALWQFVVQLGATAFWMGNNPLIVLISRGVERARWFGLARALRNVGVGVGAAASAVALSIGSAGWLRGIMVINAVTFAVAGWLVITFRNVDASKPAGGGPVEPKPAGTRRAAGETVARAPGGSVLKDTKYLRLVAASISFAFASTVLKVLLAVYVVDNLGIGSGIVGVLVVLNTGMVAVLQTLAGRWIEYRRPGAVLVLALLLNATAFIVFGTLLLVPRWAVIAGLLIAVVLYTMAEILSSPPISGLSVVMAPEHLQGRYLGVYNLSWSVGGAFAPALLTALLAGGAVLPWVFLAGISVLSVPLVFGLGRQPAGLAEVTPAGEVAQGERLADGHPPNARPVLGGGEEKASSGTPPGSATPQ is encoded by the coding sequence ATGACGGGGCAGCATTCCACCGTGCCTTCGGCATGGCAGCGAACGCAGGCGTTCTGGGGCCTGCCGGACCTCACGGGAAAGGGTCGGTTCGTCTCGGCCAACCTGATCGACAGTCTGGGAAACGGGTTGGTATCGGCGTTCACCGTCGTCTTCTTCGTGAAGACGACTTCGCTGTCGCTGGTCGCCGTCGGTACCGCGCTGACCGTTGGCCAGCTGCTCGCCCTGCCGGTTCCACTCTTGGTCGGGCGTCTGTTGGACCTTTGCGGTCCGCGCACCGTGATCGCCGCGGGCAACTGGGTGTCTGTCGTCGGATTCATCGGTTTCCTGTTCTCGCATTCGGCCTGGCAGATCGCGCTGTGGCAGTTCGTCGTGCAACTCGGTGCCACGGCATTCTGGATGGGCAACAACCCCCTTATCGTGCTGATCTCCCGAGGCGTCGAGCGGGCCCGCTGGTTCGGCTTGGCCCGTGCCTTGCGCAATGTCGGCGTGGGTGTCGGTGCCGCCGCGTCCGCGGTAGCTCTGAGCATCGGAAGCGCCGGCTGGCTGCGGGGGATCATGGTGATCAACGCGGTCACGTTCGCTGTCGCGGGCTGGCTCGTGATCACCTTCCGGAATGTGGACGCGAGCAAGCCGGCCGGCGGCGGGCCCGTGGAGCCGAAGCCCGCCGGCACACGGCGTGCCGCGGGGGAAACCGTCGCACGAGCTCCCGGCGGAAGCGTGCTGAAGGACACGAAATACCTTCGGCTGGTTGCGGCAAGTATCTCGTTCGCTTTCGCGTCCACAGTGCTGAAGGTGCTGCTCGCTGTCTACGTGGTGGACAACCTCGGCATCGGCTCCGGGATCGTCGGCGTGCTGGTCGTGCTGAACACGGGCATGGTCGCAGTGCTCCAGACCCTCGCCGGCCGGTGGATCGAATACCGCAGGCCAGGAGCGGTGCTGGTGCTGGCGCTGCTGCTCAACGCAACGGCGTTCATCGTCTTCGGCACGCTGCTCTTGGTGCCTCGCTGGGCGGTGATCGCCGGGCTGCTGATCGCGGTGGTGCTTTACACCATGGCCGAGATCCTCAGCTCGCCGCCGATCAGCGGACTGAGCGTCGTGATGGCGCCCGAACACCTGCAAGGCCGGTATCTGGGTGTCTACAACCTGTCCTGGTCGGTCGGCGGCGCCTTCGCCCCGGCGTTGCTCACCGCCCTGTTGGCGGGCGGTGCGGTGCTGCCCTGGGTGTTTCTCGCCGGGATCAGCGTGTTGTCCGTACCGCTCGTGTTCGGACTCGGACGGCAGCCCGCGGGCTTGGCCGAGGTCACACCGGCCGGGGAGGTCGCGCAGGGGGAGCGGCTTGCCGACGGCCACCCGCCGAATGCGCGGCCGGTGCTCGGCGGTGGCGAGGAAAAGGCGTCGTCAGGCACCCCGCCGGGGTCTGCCACCCCACAGTGA
- a CDS encoding glutathionylspermidine synthase family protein, producing MSAERVAAQYNEELCAPGGDLREVIPHVKKYPTLAAWNGKYLARPLFVDEREIHRFAEDLRHLVDLTLSLPDRMFDGNLDKFRSVLDIGDGRWAAIREFDDLLPPCYGRADMYHDGTSFKLLETNLGSECGGWALASEISQAMMEVDAFAGFARRNQLGYVHPVRAVVETLRRFGARVAPGREPVVALLEWRGGLEVYGELWRNFQAALRSAGLDILVAEVPDVHERGGALYLGDTKIDVVYRAFVPDQIVEEPDGWDLVAPVLRAHRAGRVHLWTPLSSNVFANKACLALLSDPAWRRALGEDECRLVDRVLPWTRLINTEALRTDLFDECLARRDQLILKVNARGGGVGAVVGWETDDVMWRQALETSAVEGCVVQQRVKPRPEFVVNPVAGKAEEWHAAYGMFYTPEGFAGLRAKAVPAGSGSIISFTSHADAHAAAVFQQRELPAEVADLPQGAVPADAAK from the coding sequence ATGTCGGCGGAGCGGGTGGCGGCCCAGTACAACGAGGAGCTCTGCGCACCGGGCGGCGACCTGCGCGAGGTCATCCCGCACGTCAAGAAGTACCCGACGCTCGCGGCTTGGAACGGCAAGTACCTGGCCCGGCCTCTCTTCGTCGACGAACGTGAGATTCACCGGTTCGCCGAAGACCTGCGGCACCTTGTCGACCTGACTCTTTCCTTGCCGGATCGGATGTTCGACGGCAATTTGGACAAGTTCCGGTCGGTCCTCGACATCGGCGACGGCCGCTGGGCGGCGATACGGGAGTTCGATGATCTGCTGCCGCCCTGCTATGGCCGGGCCGACATGTATCACGACGGTACCTCGTTCAAGCTCCTCGAGACCAACTTGGGAAGCGAGTGTGGCGGCTGGGCCCTCGCGAGTGAGATTTCCCAGGCGATGATGGAGGTCGACGCCTTCGCCGGCTTCGCGCGCCGGAACCAGCTTGGTTACGTCCACCCCGTTCGCGCTGTGGTGGAGACGCTGCGCCGCTTCGGTGCGCGGGTGGCACCCGGGCGCGAACCCGTGGTGGCCTTGCTGGAATGGCGTGGTGGCCTGGAGGTCTACGGTGAGCTCTGGCGCAACTTCCAAGCCGCACTGCGCTCGGCGGGCCTCGACATCCTGGTGGCCGAGGTTCCCGACGTGCACGAACGCGGCGGGGCGCTCTACCTCGGTGATACGAAGATCGACGTGGTCTACCGCGCCTTCGTCCCGGACCAGATCGTCGAGGAGCCTGACGGCTGGGACCTGGTCGCACCCGTGTTGCGTGCGCACCGGGCTGGCCGCGTGCACCTGTGGACTCCGTTGTCCAGCAATGTGTTTGCCAATAAGGCCTGTCTGGCTCTGCTTTCGGACCCGGCGTGGCGACGCGCGCTCGGCGAGGACGAATGCCGGCTCGTCGATCGAGTCCTGCCGTGGACCCGGCTGATCAACACCGAAGCGCTCCGTACCGACCTGTTCGACGAATGCCTGGCGCGGCGCGATCAGTTGATCCTGAAGGTCAACGCGCGTGGTGGTGGTGTTGGTGCCGTGGTGGGCTGGGAAACCGACGATGTCATGTGGCGGCAGGCGCTGGAGACCTCGGCCGTCGAAGGATGTGTCGTGCAGCAGAGGGTGAAGCCGCGACCTGAGTTCGTGGTGAACCCGGTGGCCGGGAAAGCCGAGGAATGGCATGCGGCTTACGGTATGTTCTACACGCCTGAAGGTTTCGCGGGGCTGCGCGCAAAGGCGGTGCCTGCCGGTTCGGGAAGCATTATCTCCTTCACGTCCCATGCGGACGCGCACGCCGCGGCTGTCTTCCAGCAGCGCGAGCTGCCGGCCGAGGTGGCCGATCTGCCGCAAGGCGCAGTGCCCGCTGATGCGGCGAAATAA
- a CDS encoding GNAT family N-acetyltransferase, which yields MPATADTFADAIGGLEDSEWDRLAGNRFYSSALWLQICALEPGAVSGGLCVKTRGGGRAAVPVAAVTDAPTPDMRWHDVLAARGLPAPEPGGLLIGQRRGYLAHLLTEDGADRTEAAAELLDAVRALRSPLHEASKIARVAMYLTTEDVTTLRAAGCHTVPIALTTDAWIHIPPGGYDAWLESLSAHRARRIRSEVRKFEKAGYEVEHRTLGEAWPDAARLLALSLRRYGRNVDVAPMAGSLREQGELAGSRAEVALCSRPGEPPIGFCLYYRCGDTVYLRAHGLDHSRLASAAEYFNLTYYMAARLPGVRWLHAGAGSAEGKVLRGATLRPLWLLDLSRDSPLVGHDGEIREHNRAQLAGLEDSSPAIAEALDHDLWKLYC from the coding sequence ATGCCCGCCACGGCGGACACTTTCGCCGATGCCATCGGCGGTCTTGAGGACAGCGAGTGGGATCGGCTCGCCGGCAACAGGTTCTACTCGTCCGCGCTGTGGCTGCAAATCTGCGCCCTGGAGCCCGGAGCGGTTTCCGGCGGGCTGTGCGTGAAGACCCGGGGCGGCGGCCGGGCCGCGGTTCCGGTAGCGGCGGTGACCGACGCCCCCACTCCGGACATGCGGTGGCACGACGTCCTCGCCGCACGCGGCCTGCCGGCACCCGAGCCGGGCGGTCTTCTCATCGGCCAGCGCCGCGGCTATCTGGCACATCTGCTGACCGAAGACGGTGCCGACCGGACCGAGGCCGCCGCCGAGTTGCTCGACGCCGTGCGTGCGCTGCGCTCACCGCTGCACGAGGCGTCGAAGATCGCCCGCGTGGCGATGTATCTGACCACCGAGGACGTCACGACGTTGCGCGCGGCGGGATGCCACACCGTCCCGATCGCGTTGACGACCGACGCCTGGATCCACATCCCACCCGGTGGCTACGACGCATGGCTGGAATCCCTTTCGGCACACCGCGCCCGCCGGATCCGCAGCGAAGTGCGGAAGTTCGAAAAGGCCGGGTACGAGGTGGAGCACCGGACGCTCGGCGAGGCCTGGCCGGACGCCGCCCGGCTGCTGGCCCTGTCGCTGCGTCGCTACGGCCGGAACGTCGACGTGGCTCCGATGGCCGGCTCCCTGCGCGAGCAGGGCGAACTGGCCGGTTCGCGTGCCGAGGTAGCGCTGTGCTCGCGGCCCGGTGAACCACCCATCGGCTTCTGCCTGTACTACCGGTGTGGCGACACCGTCTACCTGCGGGCGCACGGCCTCGATCACAGCCGGCTCGCCTCGGCCGCCGAATACTTCAACCTCACCTACTACATGGCGGCGCGGCTCCCCGGCGTGCGCTGGCTACACGCGGGCGCGGGTTCGGCGGAGGGAAAAGTACTGCGCGGCGCGACGCTCCGGCCGTTGTGGCTGCTGGACCTGTCCAGGGACAGCCCGCTGGTCGGCCACGATGGCGAGATTCGCGAGCACAACCGCGCTCAGCTCGCCGGCTTGGAAGACTCGTCCCCAGCAATTGCCGAGGCTTTGGATCACGACCTTTGGAAGCTGTACTGCTGA
- a CDS encoding carboxylesterase/lipase family protein, with protein sequence MKYPLHRPWTATSVKALFAALLLTVGILPAQAHAATHISDQVRIETGAIHGRVEQGTLAFHNIPYAAPPTGDLRWKAPAAAASWHGVRDTTRPGNRAMQPEDSFGLLPVNLAPGRTPQPVSEDSLNLTVRTTPDAHKNPVLVWIHGGSFTGGSGDAYDTTKLTKKGIVTVSVNYRLGALGFLADPALDPEGTGGDYGLQDQQAALRWVQRNIAAFGGDPGRVTIAGESAGGISVAAHLVAPGSRGLFDAAILESGDASSTVPLKAAQEASKRFTGDTLGVKRGPGLAARLRALDAKTITAEQGKLAFPVPLGRLDYATGPWLVSGGTVLPEDPATAIRAGRAAKVPVLTGTTKDEMRVFGFLRSQSGDPVTSENYGAILTSMGGPAALAHYPLNPGDQPAITLGRALTDGWVSDVREQGLQLARNAPVYAYEFTDDAPTLPGSDFDLGAYHTAELPYLFDVADLPLRLTAEQQRLSQRMIGFWAEFARTGNPNGHSPTTSWPRLPAAVSLGDGRADVTSTAEFAAEHDWDFWKTQSHS encoded by the coding sequence ATGAAGTACCCGCTACACAGGCCGTGGACAGCCACGTCTGTCAAGGCGCTGTTCGCTGCGCTGCTTCTGACAGTCGGGATCCTCCCGGCGCAGGCGCACGCCGCCACGCACATCTCCGACCAGGTGCGGATCGAGACCGGGGCCATCCACGGCCGGGTCGAGCAGGGCACTCTCGCCTTCCACAACATCCCGTACGCCGCGCCGCCCACCGGCGACCTGCGATGGAAAGCACCCGCCGCGGCGGCCTCCTGGCACGGAGTCCGGGACACCACCCGCCCCGGCAACCGCGCGATGCAGCCGGAAGACAGCTTCGGCCTGCTGCCCGTGAACCTCGCCCCCGGCCGCACCCCGCAGCCAGTGAGCGAGGACAGCCTCAACCTCACCGTCCGCACCACCCCCGACGCCCACAAGAACCCCGTACTCGTGTGGATCCACGGAGGCTCCTTCACCGGCGGCAGCGGTGACGCCTACGACACGACGAAGCTGACCAAGAAGGGCATCGTCACGGTCTCCGTCAACTACCGGCTCGGCGCACTGGGCTTCCTCGCCGACCCCGCCCTCGACCCCGAGGGCACCGGCGGCGACTACGGACTGCAGGATCAGCAGGCGGCGCTTCGCTGGGTGCAGCGCAACATCGCCGCCTTCGGGGGCGACCCCGGCCGGGTCACCATCGCCGGGGAGTCCGCGGGCGGCATCTCTGTCGCGGCGCACCTGGTGGCCCCGGGCTCCCGCGGGCTGTTTGACGCGGCGATCCTGGAGAGCGGCGACGCCTCGTCGACCGTTCCGCTGAAGGCCGCCCAGGAGGCGAGCAAGCGGTTCACCGGCGACACGCTCGGCGTCAAGCGCGGCCCGGGTCTGGCGGCCCGGCTGCGCGCCCTTGACGCCAAGACGATCACCGCCGAGCAGGGCAAGCTGGCCTTCCCGGTGCCCCTCGGCCGTCTGGACTACGCGACCGGGCCGTGGCTGGTGTCGGGCGGAACCGTGCTGCCCGAGGACCCGGCCACCGCGATCCGGGCGGGCCGGGCGGCCAAGGTGCCGGTGCTGACGGGCACCACCAAGGACGAAATGCGCGTATTCGGGTTCCTGCGGTCGCAGTCCGGCGATCCGGTGACCTCCGAAAACTACGGAGCGATCCTCACGTCCATGGGTGGCCCGGCCGCCCTGGCGCACTACCCCCTGAACCCCGGCGACCAGCCGGCCATCACGCTGGGCCGTGCCTTGACCGACGGCTGGGTCAGCGACGTGCGCGAGCAGGGCCTCCAGCTCGCCCGCAACGCTCCCGTCTACGCCTACGAGTTCACCGACGACGCGCCCACGCTGCCGGGATCGGACTTCGACCTGGGCGCCTACCACACCGCGGAACTGCCCTACCTCTTCGACGTCGCCGACCTGCCCTTGCGGCTCACCGCCGAGCAGCAACGCCTGTCGCAACGCATGATCGGATTCTGGGCGGAATTCGCGCGCACCGGAAACCCCAACGGCCATTCGCCAACGACAAGCTGGCCCCGGCTCCCAGCCGCGGTCTCGCTGGGCGACGGTCGCGCCGACGTCACCAGCACGGCCGAGTTCGCCGCCGAGCACGACTGGGACTTCTGGAAGACCCAGTCCCACTCCTGA
- a CDS encoding acyl-CoA dehydrogenase family protein: MARRAFQGRRHHMTKTARYTSEAAEALVARARAAVPVLAAHAGVTDQQGRVASESLEVLREAGLFALGTPVEFGGTDVDLVTQVQVLSELGRGCPSSAWLVTISAGTKDHFSRLFPKEVLAEVYAQPDVRWCGGATPGEAVAAPGGSRVSGRWAYASGAEDAHWALLSVVSVRDDGVPQVGGALVPMSELAIDRTWRVAGFQGTGSHTVVANNVFVPAERMIQLPRGLGGAPDVTLGEPLSIVSQSVAVAGVLAGAARGALDVVEAVVGTRKPPISPYDSLAESASARHVFATAEHMVTSGYDRLVSLAGRIADQAPGEEVTDVQRSALRMELVSVLQQFQRAVDLLLDLHGSSAFALDNPLQRFWRDLNVGARHAQLSTYLTTENHGLLVTGAGGPLLMG; this comes from the coding sequence TTGGCGCGGCGAGCCTTTCAAGGAAGAAGACATCACATGACAAAGACGGCTCGATACACGTCGGAGGCGGCCGAGGCCCTGGTCGCGCGCGCACGTGCGGCTGTGCCGGTGCTGGCCGCGCACGCAGGCGTCACCGACCAACAGGGACGCGTTGCTTCGGAAAGCCTCGAGGTGTTGCGTGAGGCCGGCTTGTTCGCGCTGGGCACGCCGGTCGAGTTCGGCGGCACGGACGTCGATCTGGTCACGCAGGTGCAGGTGCTGTCCGAGTTGGGGCGTGGCTGTCCGTCTTCGGCATGGCTGGTGACGATCTCGGCGGGAACGAAGGATCATTTTTCCCGGCTGTTTCCCAAGGAAGTGCTCGCAGAGGTCTACGCCCAGCCGGACGTGCGGTGGTGTGGCGGTGCAACGCCCGGCGAGGCCGTGGCAGCCCCGGGTGGGTCGCGGGTCAGCGGGCGCTGGGCATACGCCTCCGGGGCCGAGGATGCTCACTGGGCGTTGCTGTCCGTGGTGTCCGTGCGGGACGACGGCGTGCCTCAGGTGGGCGGTGCGCTCGTGCCGATGTCCGAACTGGCCATCGACCGGACCTGGCGCGTGGCCGGGTTCCAGGGCACTGGCAGCCACACGGTTGTCGCCAATAATGTGTTCGTTCCCGCGGAGCGAATGATCCAGTTACCGCGCGGCCTCGGTGGCGCCCCCGACGTCACGCTCGGCGAGCCGCTGAGCATCGTCTCCCAGTCGGTCGCGGTCGCGGGGGTCCTGGCCGGTGCGGCGCGCGGTGCGCTGGACGTCGTGGAGGCCGTTGTCGGTACGCGCAAGCCGCCAATCTCGCCGTACGACAGCCTCGCCGAGTCGGCCTCGGCGAGGCACGTGTTCGCCACGGCTGAACACATGGTGACCAGTGGTTACGACCGGTTGGTCAGCCTGGCGGGCCGCATCGCCGACCAGGCCCCCGGTGAAGAAGTCACCGACGTGCAGCGGTCCGCCTTGCGGATGGAGTTGGTGTCGGTTCTCCAGCAGTTCCAGCGTGCGGTCGACCTGCTGCTGGATCTGCACGGCTCCAGCGCATTCGCCCTCGACAACCCGTTGCAGCGATTCTGGCGGGACCTCAACGTCGGTGCCCGCCACGCCCAGCTGTCCACCTACCTCACCACCGAGAACCACGGGCTGCTGGTGACCGGGGCGGGCGGACCGCTCCTCATGGGCTGA
- a CDS encoding UvrD-helicase domain-containing protein: MTTTPLLADPRPAIATSELANLLVVAPPGCGKTEVLAQRAAFLMGRLKPGQRILVLTFSNKARQNLRERLVRELGPAQCRRYVTVRNFHGHAAEVLRAHARTIGLAPDFSQPCRQTLKTAIKPHAAKLPPGDAVAITREIEEALSAAKQQPLDDHEVLVALANAGNGKALDIERSRQNTGQLHYDDLLRHAQRLLRIQAVANLYQQHYGALLVDEFQDLTPQQLDIALRTVSSYRTFVGDPLQGIYTFAGARPDLVEAELRQLCGEPMRLTTSYRSSPAVLAVVNPVAESMGSPPLTSANSEQWFEGGASTAIRFTTENAETEWIVDTARSILARDPAATIGVIARSSFRRENVDTAFTDADVPSTQWDLAVQNPQIMETLRIAAKGLAASASLDKLKDRALTGVPAADVDTHQEIADAISQLKGSASQAGTIGEAFTRLPERDPSAAIGPGVHLLSAHTGKGQQFDWVFVPGFERGHIPDCLAWIRRQGAAYLRPSCVRVSGHSVPGHDGLRAVSARAVRGH, from the coding sequence ATGACGACGACACCGCTGCTGGCCGATCCGCGACCGGCGATCGCCACCAGCGAGCTCGCCAATCTCCTGGTAGTGGCCCCGCCGGGATGCGGCAAGACCGAGGTCCTCGCCCAGCGTGCCGCGTTCCTCATGGGGCGGCTTAAGCCCGGTCAGCGAATCCTGGTATTGACGTTCTCGAACAAGGCGCGGCAGAACCTGCGTGAACGGCTGGTCCGGGAGCTCGGGCCGGCGCAATGCCGCCGGTATGTGACCGTTCGGAACTTCCACGGTCACGCCGCGGAGGTCTTGCGTGCCCACGCTCGCACAATCGGCCTGGCGCCAGATTTCTCCCAGCCGTGCAGGCAGACGCTCAAGACTGCGATCAAGCCCCACGCCGCGAAGCTGCCACCAGGCGATGCTGTAGCGATCACTCGCGAAATCGAAGAGGCCTTGAGCGCGGCAAAGCAGCAACCGCTCGACGACCACGAAGTCCTCGTTGCCTTGGCCAACGCGGGCAACGGCAAAGCTCTGGACATCGAACGGAGCCGGCAGAACACCGGGCAGTTGCACTACGACGATCTGCTGCGCCACGCCCAGCGCCTGCTGCGAATACAAGCGGTGGCGAACCTGTATCAGCAGCACTACGGCGCACTGTTGGTTGACGAATTCCAGGACTTGACCCCGCAGCAGCTCGACATCGCGCTGCGGACGGTCTCTAGCTATCGCACGTTCGTCGGCGATCCCCTGCAAGGCATCTATACCTTTGCCGGGGCACGGCCGGACCTGGTGGAAGCCGAGCTGCGTCAGTTGTGTGGTGAGCCGATGCGACTGACCACTTCCTACCGGTCCTCGCCGGCGGTGCTGGCGGTGGTCAACCCGGTCGCCGAATCGATGGGAAGCCCACCCCTGACGTCTGCGAACTCCGAGCAGTGGTTCGAAGGAGGGGCCTCTACCGCGATCAGGTTCACCACCGAAAACGCCGAAACCGAGTGGATTGTTGACACCGCTCGCAGCATCCTCGCGCGCGACCCTGCCGCTACGATCGGAGTCATCGCCCGGTCCAGCTTCCGCCGGGAAAACGTCGACACTGCGTTCACGGACGCGGATGTTCCCTCGACTCAATGGGACTTGGCGGTCCAGAACCCGCAAATCATGGAGACACTCCGGATCGCCGCCAAGGGACTTGCAGCGTCAGCGTCACTAGACAAGCTGAAAGATCGCGCCTTGACCGGTGTGCCCGCGGCTGATGTCGACACGCACCAGGAGATAGCGGACGCGATCAGCCAGTTGAAAGGATCTGCCTCCCAGGCTGGGACGATCGGTGAAGCGTTCACACGATTGCCGGAGCGTGACCCGAGCGCGGCGATCGGGCCGGGTGTGCATCTGCTGTCCGCGCATACCGGGAAGGGACAGCAGTTCGACTGGGTGTTCGTGCCGGGCTTTGAAAGGGGCCACATCCCCGATTGTCTGGCCTGGATCCGCCGCCAGGGCGCGGCGTATCTTCGCCCCAGCTGTGTCAGGGTGTCGGGTCATTCTGTGCCTGGACATGACGGGCTCCGGGCGGTGAGCGCCCGGGCGGTGCGGGGCCACTAA
- a CDS encoding ATP-dependent nuclease: MKIQSITVENHRRLRDLAIEVRGHAVIVGANDVGKTSLLRLLNLLLGATAGQLYSALTFEDLADQAKPMTVEVEFGGFTDAERTVFPHEISIAQGGHQESLRLRLTAAADPDDPELLTIERWFPDSGHQRSPSREQFAAIGWRYLPATRTANAAQLDGPKSAWQALLSAVDLGEARTSLAGLLQQFNTTLSSSVTLEQLRGQIAAHLSKSMPTGVAADELVVRTSADPAVSALENVSLFFDRGGQHVPVSEQSDGLRQLMMMTLFDLAQGAANIVAIDEPELHLHPASQRTMAELLQSSANQKIVVTHSPYIVHRFDPSLVVTITPDGQCHQVAENKMTQVQRVLANWWSPRLLEVLTSRYALIVEGLSDRIFVEAAAEAMNISLSRLGAVVFELDGADKFRHVHKLLGKDGFGIPMLGLVDDAEQGSWHVGFGGSPKKAVGKGLWVSTPDLEGEYCTGLGGPAVAQILVQAGVCRENGVLQACQAASYADIAPEPLAEFCRGIKVTAAVAVSAALTEHTVAKVPSVHGLLDRLRTDAA, from the coding sequence GTGAAGATCCAAAGCATCACTGTCGAGAACCATCGCCGACTGCGTGACCTTGCTATCGAGGTCAGAGGACACGCGGTCATCGTCGGAGCGAACGATGTCGGCAAGACATCGCTGCTGAGATTGCTGAACCTGCTGCTGGGGGCGACGGCCGGTCAGCTGTATTCGGCGTTGACGTTCGAGGACCTTGCTGACCAGGCCAAGCCGATGACAGTGGAAGTCGAGTTCGGCGGATTCACCGACGCGGAACGGACTGTGTTCCCGCACGAGATCTCGATCGCGCAAGGCGGTCATCAGGAGAGCTTGCGCCTGCGCCTGACGGCCGCGGCCGATCCGGATGATCCGGAGTTGCTGACCATCGAGCGATGGTTCCCCGACTCCGGGCATCAACGGTCGCCGTCTCGCGAGCAGTTCGCCGCGATCGGCTGGAGGTACCTGCCAGCCACCCGAACCGCGAACGCTGCGCAGCTGGATGGCCCGAAGAGCGCGTGGCAGGCCCTGCTGTCGGCGGTCGACCTCGGAGAGGCGCGGACGAGCCTGGCTGGTCTGTTGCAACAATTCAACACCACGCTAAGCAGCAGCGTCACTCTCGAGCAGCTTCGCGGGCAGATCGCGGCACACCTGTCGAAGTCGATGCCGACCGGGGTGGCGGCGGACGAGCTGGTCGTGCGCACCTCCGCGGATCCGGCGGTGTCGGCGCTCGAGAACGTTTCGCTCTTTTTCGACCGCGGAGGCCAGCATGTGCCGGTGTCCGAGCAGTCGGATGGGCTGCGCCAGTTGATGATGATGACGCTGTTCGACCTGGCGCAGGGAGCGGCGAACATCGTGGCGATCGACGAGCCGGAGCTGCACCTGCACCCGGCCAGCCAGCGCACGATGGCCGAGCTGCTGCAAAGCTCGGCGAACCAGAAGATCGTGGTCACGCACTCGCCGTACATCGTGCACCGCTTCGACCCGTCGCTCGTCGTCACCATCACCCCGGACGGGCAATGCCACCAGGTCGCCGAGAATAAGATGACCCAGGTCCAGAGAGTGTTGGCGAACTGGTGGTCGCCGCGTCTGCTGGAAGTCCTGACCTCCCGCTACGCCCTGATCGTTGAAGGGCTCTCGGACCGGATCTTCGTGGAAGCCGCCGCGGAGGCGATGAACATCAGCTTGAGTCGGCTCGGCGCGGTGGTGTTCGAGCTCGATGGCGCGGACAAGTTCCGCCACGTCCACAAGTTGCTGGGCAAGGACGGGTTCGGCATTCCGATGCTCGGCCTGGTCGACGACGCCGAGCAGGGCAGCTGGCACGTCGGGTTCGGCGGCAGCCCGAAGAAGGCCGTGGGCAAGGGCCTGTGGGTCTCCACGCCTGACCTGGAGGGTGAGTACTGCACGGGCTTAGGCGGCCCCGCCGTCGCACAGATCCTGGTCCAAGCCGGCGTGTGCCGCGAGAACGGTGTGCTGCAGGCGTGCCAGGCAGCCAGCTACGCCGACATCGCACCCGAGCCACTGGCCGAGTTCTGCCGTGGCATCAAGGTCACCGCCGCGGTTGCGGTCTCCGCGGCGCTGACCGAGCACACCGTCGCGAAAGTCCCGAGCGTTCACGGCCTGCTGGACCGACTGCGAACGGATGCCGCATGA